TGAGGTGTGATCGAGCGATGATAAAAGAGGAAAATGGAATGCCTATTTAATGCAATATGAAGGCGAAAAGAGATTCGGATTTTAGTAGGGAATCTTTTTGACCCTTCACATTTAGCTAAATAATCGTTATGAACGTGAAGGTAGAGATTGCAGGAAGCTAGAAACTCCAATTGCTTTAGTGGCTTATTGGATTAATGATTTTAGTTGCTTTAGGCAGATTTCGAACACCTTAAGAGAGTGCTGTGTGTCCTGATACGGTATGAAAAGGTGTTTGTAACGATGTTGATTGTAGGTTTAAAGCCTTTTTGCAAGCAGAACTCTGATTCCTTTTAATGGACGAGGTTAAAGATGACGCTTTCAGCCACACCTCTGATTGAGCCAGCTGTGAAAGAGAGATTTTTTTTTAGCGGCTTCGCCTTTTTACGGCTTGCTGGAATGCAAGGGTTTAGTTACGGCCAAGCCTAACGCTCTGTTTAAGGACGGCTGTTAATGAAAAAGAAATCTCTGGATAAGCGATTAATCGTATATCTTAAGATCTGCTTTCTGTTTACACTTTATTTTTTGAAGGGGTGGAGAGTCCTTTGTATCCAGAGAAGATTCGTCTTGTTTTTTTGGGGGATTGTTGCGGTTAGCTTGCCGGTTCACCAACTTCATGCCGATCCTTCTGGTGCAAATTTAGAAAATCCGCCACCGAATACGACAATTTATTCGGATGGTGAGGAAGAAATTAAAGTTAAACCGCATAAGAAAAGTTCAGAACTTTCATCTGCTTTGAATGGTGGGAGCAGGCATCTTAGGTCTTATGCTCCGAGTTCATCAACGAATAGCCAACTTTTTAGCCAAGATGATGCAAGTGTTGCAATGAAAAGGGAAACGAGAGCTTTTGGCTCTATGCCTTTGCCAATTGCTGGGGGAGAATTTGCGCCTTATCTCGGTCCCGGTTCGACGTATGAGCCACCGCCAGCAACATGGCTTCCAAGAAGTTTTCCCGCTTGGATGGATCAAGACACGGTTACAGGCGATTGGGGAGGCTGGCGTTCATGGCTTAAAAATAGAGGGATTAGTATTGGCGGGCGTTGGCTCATGGAATGGAACGGCAATGTTGGTGGCGGCCGTAAGCATTCAGGAAAATTTGCGGACGAAGAGGCTATTTCTGTTGATTTAGATATGCAGAAATTATTGGGTGTCCATTTGGGGACAATTCATTATTTGATGACCATGCGACAGGGATCAACAGGGTTGATGTCTGCTATCCCATCTTTAGATTCTGTTCAAGAAATTGCGGGGGGTGGGACAACAACGCCAGGCTATGATTTTACCCGTTTGACCCGTCTTTCTTGGGAAATGCTCTGGAATAAATATGTGCGCACAGAAATTGGTGAAATGAATGCCGAGTCGGATTTTGAACAATCTTCCAGCTATTGGGGTGCGAACCTTTACTGCCAATTCGTTAATAACGGTATTTGCGGTATGCCACAATCTATTGCGATGAACTCTGGCTATACTTGGTATCCTGGCTCTTCCCCTGGGGGATACATTAAAATTTATCCAACAGGAGATGATAAATGGCTGGTTTCAGCAGGTATCTATGCTGAAAAAAGTAATTTTGGGGCAACAGACAACTATTGGAATTTAGGTCTAGGGAATGCAACAGGGGCGTTTGTTCCAGTTCAGTTGGGATGGCATAAAGGAGGCTCTTCGGATTATGAAGGACCTTTGCAGGCCAATATTAAAATTGGCGCTTATTGGGATTCACGTTGGGTAAAAGATGTTTATTCCCAGTTGCCGACTTTTGCAGGGAATGCTTTCCCGAGTTCAGCTTTGATCCTTGCGGATCCGAAACAGCTAAGAAGTCCTTATGGCGCATGGATTCAAGCAGATGGAATGATTGAGCGTGACGGCAAAGATCCCAGAAGAGGCTTAAGTATTTTCGGAAGCTTTACTTGGGGTGATCCACGGGATTCTGTTGCGCCGTATTTTGTGACGCTGGGGCTTGTTCGGAAAGGAACTTTCCGAAATAGGCCTAATGATACGATTAGTATTGGTAGTAAAATGCTATGGGTGAATGACCAGTTAACCCAATGGGTGAAGGATTTGCCACAAAGTGTTTGTGACACGCATCAATATGGATATGGTGGCGGCTGTTATGCCCCGCATATGGAAAATCTTCTCGAGATAAACTATGGCTGGAGGCCTGCACCGTGGCTTTTGATTCGTCCAAATATACAGTTTGAGTTTAGTCCAGGAGCAACAAATCGTTATGCCACAGCAACCATTGTTGGTTTGGAATCTGGGATTACCTTCTAATTTTTAAGGGTATGCTGTGATGATAAAAAACGGGGTTTTAAATAAGCCCCGTTTTTCTTTTGTAAGATTTTGATTCTATTCCGCAACAGGGTTGCCAAGTTGTAGGACAAAGGTAAATTTGTTTTCCGCAGCAACGGCCCAAGTATTACGGGCACATTTATAAATATCATCAGAACTGCCAAGGATAACTGGCTGTCCGTCCAGCTCAATGTTAATAAAATAAGGCGTTAGGGTTTGCATTTTAGGATTTTTTAGAATTTTCCAGCATTCATTGCGGGTAAAAGGTCCTAAGACA
The genomic region above belongs to Acetobacteraceae bacterium and contains:
- a CDS encoding carbohydrate porin: MKKKSLDKRLIVYLKICFLFTLYFLKGWRVLCIQRRFVLFFWGIVAVSLPVHQLHADPSGANLENPPPNTTIYSDGEEEIKVKPHKKSSELSSALNGGSRHLRSYAPSSSTNSQLFSQDDASVAMKRETRAFGSMPLPIAGGEFAPYLGPGSTYEPPPATWLPRSFPAWMDQDTVTGDWGGWRSWLKNRGISIGGRWLMEWNGNVGGGRKHSGKFADEEAISVDLDMQKLLGVHLGTIHYLMTMRQGSTGLMSAIPSLDSVQEIAGGGTTTPGYDFTRLTRLSWEMLWNKYVRTEIGEMNAESDFEQSSSYWGANLYCQFVNNGICGMPQSIAMNSGYTWYPGSSPGGYIKIYPTGDDKWLVSAGIYAEKSNFGATDNYWNLGLGNATGAFVPVQLGWHKGGSSDYEGPLQANIKIGAYWDSRWVKDVYSQLPTFAGNAFPSSALILADPKQLRSPYGAWIQADGMIERDGKDPRRGLSIFGSFTWGDPRDSVAPYFVTLGLVRKGTFRNRPNDTISIGSKMLWVNDQLTQWVKDLPQSVCDTHQYGYGGGCYAPHMENLLEINYGWRPAPWLLIRPNIQFEFSPGATNRYATATIVGLESGITF